The genomic region TATATGCAGTGTTGGCGCGAATTAAAAATAAACAATAACCTGAAGCCAATTAACTGGTGCCAGCCTCCTCGGTAACTAGGCAGTCGATGCCAGGTGGTGAAAATGATGAACGTATGCTTTCTTCCCCTGGTGGATAAATAAGTCCTTGGATAAAATGATTTAGATTAGAAATTTTTCTTTACTTAAAAAGTATGAATGTATTTCAACAACTAGGTGATTGGTATATGTCCCAGTGCGATGGTGACTGGGAACATTCATACGGCGTCGTCATAGAAACCCTGGACAATCCTGGATGGAGAATCAAAATTGA from bacterium harbors:
- a CDS encoding immunity 53 family protein yields the protein MNVFQQLGDWYMSQCDGDWEHSYGVVIETLDNPGWRIKIDLAETRLSGRFFDAVQINNSETDWIVVEIQEDAFIGHG